Proteins found in one Paenibacillus borealis genomic segment:
- a CDS encoding TetR/AcrR family transcriptional regulator, with protein sequence MKKPDPRIQRTRENIMNGFMRLIKQKEFSDITIADITQEAKINRSTFYYHFVDKYDLIDMIQKEVLTKEIFNEVALQEAIDEQTIIKSLQAIMSSQINLSLQCQHALEEFKAKMDYEIKQRLTETLKALLDKEHGMKEEHYLLATFWSWGIYGVAMACVEGKETLHTAVNRLTHIILR encoded by the coding sequence ATGAAAAAACCAGATCCGCGGATTCAACGGACAAGAGAAAATATTATGAATGGTTTTATGAGACTGATTAAACAGAAAGAGTTCAGTGATATTACCATTGCTGATATTACACAAGAAGCAAAGATCAACCGTTCAACGTTTTATTATCATTTTGTTGATAAATACGATTTAATCGATATGATTCAAAAAGAAGTGCTTACAAAAGAAATATTTAATGAAGTAGCATTACAAGAAGCCATCGATGAACAAACGATCATTAAGTCCCTCCAAGCAATTATGAGCTCTCAAATAAATTTATCTCTACAATGTCAACATGCACTTGAAGAATTTAAGGCGAAAATGGACTATGAGATTAAACAACGATTGACGGAAACTCTGAAAGCCTTATTAGATAAAGAGCATGGTATGAAGGAAGAGCATTATTTACTTGCTACCTTTTGGAGCTGGGGCATTTATGGGGTGGCAATGGCATGTGTGGAGGGAAAGGAAACTTTACATACGGCGGTAAACCGTTTGACCCATATCATTTTACGCTAG
- a CDS encoding glycosyl hydrolase 115 family protein produces MALQAKDIVEIQMDALEHQGLGLAVNDLIKDLCKVMDIQGIFRKYLSNVKGFSIAVGTLSNPAFSEFLTNREFDFSNIDGKKEHYLIKSTGEEGRQLIIAGSDTRGAIYGIYDFSRSALGVNPLYLWTGHRAAAIESLDFSSISMTDGPHTFSYRGWFINDEDLLLGWTGKFDTNFQNNAFTKHAGYADALEPVMETALRLKQNLLIPCSLLDILDPSDEDLVRRVADRGLLITQHHIEPLGVFPKRVLRYWQERGDTEPLSYTKNPEKYEEVWRLYAGRWARYDNVVWQLGLRGMGDKPVWADDPYAPETDSGRGQLIAGAIAKQLEVITEAVGHNNFASTATLWMEGMELLKGGHLSFPQETMIIHADFGPTQMLGDSFYEVKREPGRQYGLYYHVAFWSDGPHQVQGTLPHKIHYNLQAAVQHGNTGYLVVNVTNVREMLLGTQYTAALGWNFELNQPEQFMQHWAAEHYGQEGCAGAVRAYQAYFAAFHSLDNTGYDGRMLLMDGMCRRLIIKLTAILQGQPFTKDEIQNKTLLAFDQATDFVAYYRKATEEALPKWDVALNVAYQALQGIEKERREFFTTNLLVQLSLIRGLYRAVHQLSNAAESVLAGFKKEEGHVRGPILEAAAELQQAAIIRLHAERGKWKGWYDGDVLLNLPDLIRQINECAGNN; encoded by the coding sequence TTGGCGTTACAGGCCAAGGATATAGTAGAAATTCAGATGGATGCCCTGGAACATCAGGGGCTCGGGTTAGCGGTCAATGATTTAATCAAGGATTTGTGTAAAGTAATGGACATTCAGGGAATTTTCCGCAAATACCTTTCAAATGTGAAAGGGTTTTCTATTGCAGTGGGAACCTTAAGCAATCCTGCATTCTCGGAATTCTTAACAAATAGAGAATTCGATTTCAGCAATATCGACGGAAAAAAAGAGCATTACCTCATTAAGAGTACCGGGGAAGAGGGGCGTCAGCTCATTATTGCAGGCAGTGATACCCGTGGGGCGATCTATGGCATCTATGATTTCAGCAGGTCAGCTCTTGGTGTTAATCCCTTATATCTATGGACAGGCCATAGGGCTGCAGCTATAGAAAGCCTCGATTTCAGCAGCATCTCTATGACGGACGGCCCCCACACCTTCAGCTACCGTGGCTGGTTCATCAATGACGAGGATCTGCTGCTGGGCTGGACCGGCAAATTCGATACCAATTTTCAGAATAATGCATTTACAAAGCATGCGGGTTATGCGGATGCACTGGAGCCGGTTATGGAGACCGCACTGCGGCTGAAGCAGAATCTGCTCATCCCCTGTTCCTTGCTCGATATCCTCGATCCATCCGATGAAGACCTGGTCCGGCGGGTGGCGGACCGCGGACTGCTCATTACCCAGCATCACATTGAGCCGCTGGGCGTATTCCCCAAGCGGGTTCTGCGCTATTGGCAGGAACGGGGAGATACAGAGCCTTTATCCTATACGAAAAATCCTGAAAAGTATGAAGAAGTCTGGCGGCTGTATGCAGGCCGCTGGGCAAGGTATGACAACGTGGTGTGGCAGCTTGGCCTTCGCGGCATGGGGGATAAGCCTGTATGGGCAGATGATCCTTATGCACCAGAGACAGATAGCGGAAGAGGACAGCTGATCGCCGGTGCCATTGCCAAGCAGCTTGAAGTGATTACTGAAGCCGTGGGTCACAACAACTTCGCCTCGACGGCTACTTTGTGGATGGAGGGAATGGAGCTTCTGAAGGGGGGCCATTTGTCATTTCCGCAGGAGACGATGATTATCCATGCGGATTTCGGCCCGACCCAGATGTTAGGTGACAGCTTCTATGAGGTGAAGCGGGAGCCGGGAAGGCAATACGGTTTATATTATCACGTCGCGTTCTGGAGTGACGGACCTCATCAGGTTCAAGGAACTTTACCTCATAAAATTCATTACAATCTGCAGGCAGCTGTTCAGCACGGGAATACCGGTTATCTTGTCGTTAACGTAACGAATGTCAGAGAGATGCTGCTTGGAACCCAATACACCGCCGCCTTAGGCTGGAACTTTGAACTCAATCAGCCGGAACAGTTTATGCAGCATTGGGCAGCCGAGCATTACGGGCAGGAAGGTTGCGCGGGGGCGGTGCGTGCTTATCAGGCTTATTTCGCAGCCTTCCATTCGCTGGACAACACGGGATACGACGGCCGTATGCTCCTGATGGATGGCATGTGCCGAAGATTAATTATCAAATTGACAGCCATTTTGCAAGGTCAACCGTTCACCAAGGACGAGATCCAGAACAAAACCCTATTGGCATTTGATCAGGCAACGGATTTTGTAGCGTATTACAGAAAGGCTACGGAAGAGGCTCTTCCGAAGTGGGACGTTGCTTTGAATGTGGCCTATCAGGCTTTGCAGGGGATTGAAAAGGAACGAAGAGAGTTCTTTACTACCAACCTTCTGGTCCAGCTATCGCTTATTCGCGGACTATATCGGGCAGTTCACCAGTTATCTAATGCGGCAGAGTCTGTACTTGCCGGTTTCAAGAAGGAAGAGGGCCACGTGCGCGGCCCAATTCTGGAAGCTGCAGCAGAACTTCAGCAGGCAGCTATTATCCGTCTGCATGCTGAGAGAGGCAAGTGGAAGGGCTGGTATGATGGTGATGTATTACTGAACCTTCCAGATCTTATCCGTCAGATAAACGAATGTGCAGGGAATAACTGA
- a CDS encoding glycoside hydrolase family 28 protein, giving the protein MNDLEKLVVLADPLESNAPPPSGTGVYNLKDSPYYADNTWMSDVTEIIQQAIDDASAAGGGVVYVPAGVYKVKDILFMKSNVTLYLQGGAVIKSNPDRSLYKYTTSREGKIFIDPMIRIDHAPNAKILGRGVLDASGIAIMDKNSASPTYLGYRRNVIVGNFSNHVTIEGIIIKDSTTWTINGIQGGEGFTVRYVKIINHKNPYQYKIMNDGIDLCGTRNALAENNFVMTVDDALCAKSTKNHFPMYNVRFRNNIVFSSCAGLKAGLQSLSPMYDVWFEDNDVIQARRGIVVEATSGNQQMHDIHFVNTRVESFVFTSMGRSIPVEIEARTAPVSDVYIDGVLFERSAYNPIHIYGSSNTNAVKNVTFTGLNMCGEVLADTAEAWIIEGNYTAGVCVTSRSDKGL; this is encoded by the coding sequence ATGAATGACTTGGAGAAGCTGGTCGTTCTGGCTGACCCTTTGGAGAGCAATGCCCCGCCACCCTCGGGGACAGGTGTTTATAATCTAAAGGATTCACCTTATTATGCAGACAACACTTGGATGAGCGATGTTACAGAGATTATACAACAAGCAATTGATGATGCCTCTGCCGCCGGCGGGGGAGTGGTCTATGTTCCCGCAGGTGTGTATAAAGTGAAGGATATTCTGTTTATGAAGAGTAATGTTACCTTGTACCTGCAGGGCGGGGCAGTGATAAAGTCGAATCCGGACAGAAGCCTATATAAATATACGACCAGCAGGGAAGGGAAAATCTTTATAGATCCGATGATAAGGATTGACCATGCACCTAATGCTAAGATATTGGGGCGTGGTGTACTTGATGCCAGCGGGATCGCGATTATGGATAAGAATTCTGCATCGCCAACCTATCTTGGATACAGAAGAAACGTTATAGTGGGTAACTTCTCCAATCATGTAACGATAGAGGGCATCATTATAAAGGACTCAACAACCTGGACTATTAACGGTATTCAAGGCGGTGAAGGATTTACAGTAAGATATGTGAAGATTATTAATCATAAAAATCCATACCAGTATAAAATTATGAATGACGGTATAGATCTATGCGGAACAAGAAATGCTCTCGCGGAAAATAACTTTGTCATGACTGTAGATGATGCACTCTGTGCAAAATCAACGAAAAATCATTTTCCCATGTATAATGTGCGTTTTAGGAACAATATTGTATTTTCATCCTGTGCCGGCCTCAAGGCAGGTTTGCAGTCCTTAAGCCCAATGTATGATGTATGGTTTGAGGATAATGATGTCATTCAGGCACGGCGCGGCATTGTAGTGGAAGCAACCTCGGGCAATCAGCAGATGCACGATATCCATTTTGTAAATACAAGGGTGGAAAGCTTTGTTTTTACTTCCATGGGCAGAAGTATTCCTGTAGAGATTGAAGCGCGGACAGCACCTGTATCTGATGTATATATAGATGGGGTTCTTTTCGAGAGATCGGCATATAACCCCATTCATATCTACGGCTCAAGTAACACGAATGCTGTAAAGAATGTTACATTTACGGGTCTAAACATGTGTGGAGAGGTACTAGCGGATACCGCTGAAGCGTGGATTATTGAGGGCAACTATACAGCGGGTGTATGTGTTACATCCAGGTCTGACAAAGGATTGTAG
- a CDS encoding glycosyl hydrolase family 28 protein, which produces MYFSKAKWRAGNVFEKMILVAALMFSLTISWAPPASAATVTTYPSHFGTSSAYTLKVDSTTVRVARQFDYSFAQFAYSGTATFKVTASENINAYDISPHSYGIQATVSGKDLTFSLPQAGSRYLVIKINNLENLVIMADPPETDRPSPNGGSVKSINDYSGVDNSGGNLMTSIIQQAINDANARSGGGTVYFPAGTYKFSQLEMKSNVTLYLAAGAILRGSSDVNDYDFSGNVFPAANIRIVGKSNVAIKGRGMIDSNGTTLTTGDSGPNRENIISSSKSGGETKPNNLTFEGITLRDGTTWNFRIQDATNVNIKNVKIINNVNWIHGDGFDLVNTSHAVVDQCFGYTGDDVFDAKSSSEEPMTDVVYKNSVAFTESAGTKVGMQGRAAVSDIWFMNIDVIQGYRGVSVDHDQGNGVWDGIHFIDIRTEKIHNNGTSGQFRTAPILIWTAKYGSDEVAPVSNIELTRVSFENIGSYHSFIQGYDSSSKVSNVTITDLIMNGKKITSATQGLIDIGPNTSNITFH; this is translated from the coding sequence ATGTATTTCAGTAAAGCGAAATGGCGGGCCGGAAATGTGTTTGAGAAAATGATCCTTGTTGCTGCTCTAATGTTCAGTTTAACTATTAGCTGGGCTCCACCTGCTTCGGCTGCGACAGTCACAACGTATCCTTCTCACTTCGGTACAAGTTCGGCCTACACTTTGAAGGTTGATTCGACTACGGTTAGGGTTGCCAGGCAGTTTGATTATTCGTTTGCCCAGTTTGCTTATTCTGGTACGGCTACATTCAAAGTAACAGCCTCAGAAAACATCAACGCCTATGACATCAGCCCTCACAGTTACGGCATTCAGGCAACGGTAAGCGGCAAGGACTTAACCTTCAGTCTTCCGCAAGCCGGATCGCGGTACTTAGTGATCAAGATCAATAACCTGGAGAACCTGGTCATTATGGCTGACCCACCAGAAACAGACAGACCCTCGCCCAATGGCGGGAGTGTAAAGAGCATCAATGATTATTCGGGTGTGGATAATTCGGGCGGTAATTTAATGACATCCATAATCCAACAAGCCATCAATGACGCAAATGCCCGTTCCGGCGGCGGTACTGTGTATTTTCCGGCGGGGACTTATAAGTTCTCTCAACTTGAGATGAAAAGCAACGTTACGCTCTACTTAGCTGCCGGTGCCATACTTCGCGGGTCATCAGATGTTAACGATTATGATTTCTCCGGAAATGTTTTTCCCGCAGCCAACATCCGTATCGTAGGGAAATCGAACGTAGCGATCAAAGGCAGAGGGATGATCGACTCCAATGGGACTACACTTACAACGGGCGATAGCGGGCCGAACCGTGAGAACATCATCTCTTCATCCAAAAGTGGCGGCGAAACCAAGCCGAATAACCTGACGTTCGAAGGTATCACCCTGAGAGATGGAACCACCTGGAATTTCAGGATTCAAGACGCTACTAACGTCAACATCAAAAATGTAAAGATTATTAATAACGTAAACTGGATCCATGGCGATGGCTTTGATCTGGTCAATACTTCCCACGCAGTTGTGGATCAATGCTTCGGCTATACCGGCGATGATGTATTTGACGCGAAATCCTCCTCGGAAGAACCGATGACGGATGTTGTATACAAAAATTCGGTTGCTTTTACCGAATCTGCGGGTACCAAGGTCGGCATGCAAGGACGGGCAGCGGTCAGTGATATCTGGTTTATGAATATTGACGTGATCCAGGGTTACCGGGGCGTCAGCGTGGATCACGACCAAGGAAACGGGGTATGGGACGGAATTCATTTCATCGATATCCGCACGGAGAAAATTCATAATAACGGAACCTCCGGCCAATTCAGGACAGCCCCTATTCTTATCTGGACGGCTAAATATGGCAGTGACGAGGTTGCCCCGGTCAGCAATATAGAACTGACCCGCGTCAGTTTTGAGAATATCGGCAGTTATCATTCCTTCATTCAAGGTTATGATAGCTCCAGCAAGGTTTCCAATGTAACCATCACTGATTTGATAATGAACGGCAAGAAGATCACCAGCGCTACCCAGGGGTTAATTGATATCGGCCCGAATACGTCCAATATTACTTTTCACTAA
- a CDS encoding Gfo/Idh/MocA family oxidoreductase has protein sequence MSSDKHTVAIIGYGGMGKFHGQLIRENGQLEVAGSFDLLEARQEASVQAGFRAYKSFEEVLADSSVEVVVIATPNEVHKEIAIRAFEAGKHVVCEKPAAMSSEELKAMIAAADKAGRVLMVHQNRRWDEDFRVIRQMYERETIGALFQIESRVHGANGIPGDWRHVKEHGGGMLLDWGVHLLDQLLFMIDSKVVSVFSTMSYILGNEVDDGFEAVLQFENGIKAIVEVGTTNFIPLPRWYVKGTEGSAVIEDWFLNGRIVTRNRESEQREPAPVRAGVGLTKTMAPPRKGAAITEALPPAAELPDGFYSNFVAVIEDTAEPIVKNAEVLRVQILIEAIFAAAACNEVIKGFDTYGA, from the coding sequence ATGAGTTCAGACAAACATACTGTAGCCATTATTGGTTATGGCGGCATGGGGAAATTTCATGGTCAATTGATCAGGGAGAACGGGCAGCTTGAGGTAGCGGGTTCGTTCGACCTGCTGGAAGCACGGCAGGAAGCATCCGTGCAGGCTGGTTTCAGGGCTTATAAGAGCTTTGAGGAAGTGCTGGCTGATTCTTCTGTTGAAGTTGTAGTAATTGCCACGCCTAATGAGGTCCACAAAGAAATCGCCATCCGCGCGTTTGAAGCCGGCAAGCATGTCGTTTGTGAGAAGCCGGCAGCGATGTCTTCGGAAGAACTTAAAGCGATGATTGCTGCAGCTGATAAAGCCGGCCGTGTGCTGATGGTGCATCAGAACAGGCGCTGGGATGAGGATTTCCGTGTAATCAGGCAAATGTATGAGAGGGAAACCATTGGAGCTTTATTCCAGATTGAATCCCGCGTACACGGGGCGAACGGTATTCCGGGCGACTGGCGGCATGTCAAGGAACATGGCGGCGGCATGCTGCTGGACTGGGGAGTGCATTTGCTCGACCAGCTGCTGTTCATGATTGACAGTAAAGTGGTCAGCGTCTTCAGCACTATGAGTTATATCCTTGGCAACGAAGTCGACGATGGGTTTGAAGCGGTTCTGCAATTTGAGAATGGTATCAAAGCCATTGTTGAGGTTGGGACGACCAACTTTATCCCTCTCCCGAGATGGTATGTGAAGGGGACAGAAGGTTCCGCTGTAATTGAAGACTGGTTCCTGAACGGAAGGATCGTTACGAGGAACAGGGAAAGTGAGCAAAGGGAGCCGGCTCCGGTCCGCGCCGGCGTAGGGCTCACCAAGACGATGGCTCCGCCCAGAAAAGGAGCGGCAATTACTGAAGCGCTGCCTCCAGCCGCTGAACTACCAGACGGATTCTACAGTAATTTTGTAGCCGTAATTGAAGACACAGCTGAACCCATCGTAAAGAATGCTGAAGTGCTGCGTGTGCAGATTCTGATTGAAGCAATCTTTGCAGCGGCTGCCTGCAATGAAGTCATTAAAGGCTTTGATACTTATGGAGCCTAA